Below is a window of Ruegeria sp. THAF33 DNA.
GACCATCGAGTGCAGTATGTCTTCCGCAACCTGCTGCTCAGGGGGCTCGGGCTTATTCCAAAGTAATTCCGGCAAATATCCCGAAAATACAAACGTTGCCGAAGCAGCGGCAATCATAGTCACGCAACTGGCACGCTTTGCGACTTTGTCCCTGGTTAGCAGGAGAAAACCGAGTGAGACGGCGCTGATAATCCCGGCGATCAACGCCATAGCCGGGTTCTGCCGTTTTTGCTGCTCAAATGGAATCTGAGTAACAGATGCTCTTTGGTATTGGAGCAGGTGGTTCTGCCAGTGAAACTGAGGGTCCGCAGGTGTCACAGCTCCAAAGAATGGCCCAGCGATATCGTTTGAAATGGTTGCAACGCGGGAAATTTCCTCGTCAAACATATCCCATGTGACTGTCACCTGATCGGGAAGCTCTACCGATGAGAAGGACAGGATAGCTCCGATAAACGCATTGTTCACGGACACTTCCTTTCCAGGCTCGACAACCTGATAACCCTGCGATGTCAGCTCCAGGAGCTTTGCTGTAGCGTTCGACGGTTGCACTAATTTGCCATCAATTGTCACCGGGTTACGAGAAGCCAGGAAGGACGCCGCTTGGTTTACGATCATGGCGCTACGCTGTGGCGAAAGTGTTTGACCGACTTCGGTAGTTTCACCAATCCAAGGCGCCAGTTCACGCAAGCGGATCAGCGTCTCATGCCGAACTTCACGAGGTTCGATGTAGAGAAAGGTGGATGTCCCGTCCTGCGCTTTTCGATTTAGGCTTTCAGCAGAAAAACGGCTATCCCACGGATCAGGCCAGTGAATCTTTAACTCTGCCGGCTTTGACAAGAAGCTAAAATCGGTGACCGGAACCTCTCGGTCAAAAACCTGCATCCCGATAGTCGCCAGTGGTTCACCATCCCGCGATGGAGGCACTATAGTCAGCTCGTTGGGGACTGTGTTTTGAAACGCAAAGAACACTTTGACGAACAGAACACGCGGATCTTTTGGCGGGCTGGGAACAACTTGACCCGAGAATGGATTCCGCTGACCTGCAAGTGGCGAGGCCCGGTCGATGCGTGTTCGGTATTCTAAATTTCTGATTTCAGCGTTTAGGGGCTGATTGTCCCTTCCAACAATCGATAACGCCCGACTTTCGGCTTGGGCAAAACCTTGTTTGGTCTCTTGTTTAGCCTCCGGCTCACCCTCGACGAAATCCGATGACCAACCGATTGGCAACATATCAGTAAACAACGGAATATCTTCGACATAGATCTCAAGGTCGACGTAGACCCCATCGTCTTTGATATGAAGGACAGCGATGTTGGGGGCGACTTCTGATCCGTTAGTCAGAACGACATCCGCCGAAACGGCGCGCGCACCTGAGGCCATCAGGCTCAGCATCAGAAATAGTCGGCACAGATACTGCCAAATTGGAATTTTGTTCACCCCTGAACTTTATTTTTCCGGCATTGGCGGTGGCGTGTAACCATCCCATTTGCCCGCTTTGACTTTGTCGGACGGCTCTTTTTCTTTTGAACGCGGGGCATTGATATACTCGTCGCTCACAGCTGGTGGCAGTGCATAGTCATCAACACTCGCTTCCCGAACAACGATCTGGTCCTTGGTGACGTTGATCACCTGAAGATCTCGCGCGAGTGTGAGCGGTCCATCGTAAGTCGAACGGACACCTTCCAAAATCGCCTGATAATTCTCGGGTGAAAGAACAGAGTGATACCCCAGCGCCATACGCGGTTCGACCGCAGACATCACTTTGCCAAAGGCCGCAGGTTCGGTATGAACGCGCGTGGCTACATAGGTCGCCTGTTTCATGTCCCAGCCAAAATATGGGGCCAAAGCGTCAGGTGGCAGAAAAGCCTCGTGAGAAGCGATATCCGCCCCTTTGGCATATTCTACGTACCATTTGTTTGGGTAAGTATCTCCGCCAAAGACGTATTTCAGTCCATTCCATTCCAGAGAATAACTCACCGAGCCATCTAAGCTGTGGATAGCAGGCCAGGAACGGATAGTTACGTCGTTCTCCTGATAAACGATCTCGTTTTCCTGCATGTAATCGAATTCGGTAACTTCAAGCTTGGCACCATCATCCGGCAGCGCCCCCGTACGTGTGGCCAGATCCCAAGCATAGGCTTTTGACATTCCTTCTACATAGGCTTTGGTGCCCAGTTCATCCTCTGATCCGGACGGGCCGAAGACGCGGAGCGGAGTATATCTGCCCGAAAGCCAACCCCCAACATGAAGACCCATGAAGTCTCCAACGTGGTCTACATGCAAATGACTGAAAAAGACCTTATCGACCTTCGCAAAATCCGGTCTCAATGAAAACAAGTTTCCAGTTGCACCCGTGCCCACGTCAAACAGGAAAACGTCTCCATTTCCTAGTTCAACATAAAATGAAATCGAAACGGCAGCTTTGGTTTGGTTGGGCATCCCCGTCCCCAATGCAGTGATACGCATCTCATCCGCGCCAAGGATTTCAGTGTTGGGAAAGTATGACGCGGGATAAACACCATTTTCAATTGCAGAAGCAGTTCGACCAGTCGGCAGCGCGTTTTGCGCTGAAGCGGTGCCAGCCAACGACAAACCCAATGCCAATAGTGCGCCAGTCGTGGAATTCATAATGCTATTCATTGATCCCCCCCTTTTCTGCATGTTGCTTAGGAGAGCACGATGTCGTGAACTCCCAGTCAACCATAGACTTCTCTACGGTAAGTCCATAGACTGCTCTATGTCAAACAAAGAATGCTGTAATCTGAATGTCAGAAACTATCACCCGAGCCTCACCCAAAAACGCCGCGACCAAAGAAGACTGGATATTGCTGGCTTACAAAGTCCTGAACGAGGGCGGCGTTTCCGCGATAAAAGTCGTACCAATGGCAAAGCGACTGAACCTGACAAGCGGTAGCTTTTATTGGCATTTCAAAAACGTCCGTGAGCTTTTGGATGAGGTTCTCAGATATTGGGAGCAGGAACTGACTGACAAAGTGATCGCACAGGCAAAGACATTTGGCGGCCCCCCGGAAGACCGAATTCTTCTTCTTATGAAAAAGGTCATTGAAGAGGACGCCGCATTGCCTGATCACGCTGTCTCAGTCTGGGCGAATACCGATGAGAAGGTGAAAGAATCGTATCAAAGAACCATCGGCAAACGCTTCCAATTTGCCGCCTGGATGTTTGAACAGGCCGGTTTCTCGAATGAGGAAGCGAAAGCGCGTGGAAGACTCATGGTCACGTCGCTAATGGGAGACTCTTCGACTGGTCTGAAGGCGCAAGGCGATTGGGAAAAGGTCATCGAACGGGAACACGCAATTCTTATTGGAAAGTAGAAAAAAGTCAGGATACTAGCCGGAATAGAATGCTTGCTGGAAACGGAACACTAGTTTTACCAGCCTCATGACCCATTGGATTAAGCTATGCGGCGTGATTCACGGTTCGAAAACGAGCGATTAACATGTCTGATCACTTCTGACTAACGGACACGCAGATGGCGCGTCTTGAGCCTTTCTTCCCGCAGTCCCACGGGAAACCTCGCGTCGATGACAAGCGTGTTTTGAGTGGGATTATATTCATTAATCGTAACGGGTTAAGATGGCGTGATGCACCCAAGGAATTCGAGCCACACAAGACCTTGTACAACTGTTGGAAGCGGTGGAGTGATAAGGGCATCTTCGCGGAAATGATGATGGGCCTGTCCGCCGATCACGGCGAAGAAAAGACCGTGGTGATTGATGCGACCTATCTGAAGGCGCACCGCATGGCATCCAGCCTCGGGGTCAAAAAAGGGGGCGATGACGACTGATACACTGCCTGGCAGGCGCATCTACAGGATGCTGCCGAGAGGGGACGCACCAAAGGCGGCATGAACACGAAGCTAGATGCCATCTGTGACAGCCAGGGGCACCCGTTGAACTTCTTTATGACCGCCGGTCAGGTCAGTGATGATACCGGTGCAAAGGCCCTGCTAAACGGTCTGCCGGACGTGGATTGGCTGCCTGGAGATCGTGGATATGATGCCGATTGGTTCAGAGAAGCGTTACAAGACAAAGGGATAAAGGCCTGCACACCTGGTCGAAGACAGCGAAAGAAGCCCGTCCGATACGACAAGCGACGCTACAAACGTCGCACCCGTATTGAGATCATGTTCGGCAGGTTGAAAGATTGGCGGTGAGTTGCAACACAATACGCCCGCTGCCCGAAGGCTTTCCTGTAAACAATCGCACTCGCGGCTATCGTCATATACTGCTTATGAGCCCTGAGCCTAGCGCTTGTAATTCCAACTCTCGAACCTTGCTAAGTTCCACTTCGCGCAACTTACGTGCCGTTGCTTTGTGCTAAACACCTCCAAGGCTTCTGGTGATGTTTCGACCAAAAAGTTTGCCCATCTCTGGATCAGTGGTGCCCATTAAAATTTGGGCGTAGACATCCTAACCCGCCAAGCCGTACCGGGTCCGCTTGGTTGCTCAAGGTTCCTATCATTGCTCATGGCCTGCTTTTCGTGTTTAAAATTCGTCGTGTAAGTCCACCACCGCCCGTGACACCACGCACGCCAAATGATCACTAAAATAAAGACTTACAAAAACTGGCGACCCCGGCAGGATTCGAACCTGCAACCTGCCCCTTAGGAGGGGGCTGCTCTATCCAGTTGAGCCACGGGGCCGCGCCCCGCCTTCTGTAACCGGGAATTTCCGTGTTGTCATCGCCTTTGCACAATTGTTGTACACACCGACCTGTTCGCGCTAGCATCGGACAAAACAACTACGCAGGTGCCTCCCGTGAACAGTGAAACCAAACGCCCGCTTACCCTTCGTGATGTGTCCGAGGCTTCCGGTGTCTCAGAGATGACGGTGAGCCGGGTTCTGCGTAACAGGGGGGATGTGTCCGACGCCACCCGCACCCGCGTTCTGGCCGCCGCAAAAGAGCTGGGATATGTCCCCAACAAGATCGCGGGCGCGCTGGCATCCAGCCGGGTCAACCTGGTCGCGGTAATCATCCCCTCGCTTTCGAACATGGTGTTTCCCGAGGTGATGACCGGCATCAATCAGGTGCTGGAAGATACCGAACTGCAACCCGTGGTTGGCGTGACGGATTATCTGCCCGAGAAAGAGGAAAAAGTGCTGTACGAGATGCTCTCGTGGCGACCCTCGGGCGTGATCATTGCCGGGCTGGAACACACTGACGCGGCCCGCGCCATGCTGGATTCGGCGGGCATTCCGGTGGTCGAGATCATGGATACCGACGGCAAACCTGTCGACGCGATGGTGGGCATCTCGCATCGCCGCGCCGGGCGCGAGATGGCGCAGGCGATTCTGAAGGCCGGGTATCAACATATCGGCTTCATGGGCACCAAGATGCCATTGGATCACCGTGCCCGAAAACGCTTTGAAGGGTTTACCGAAGTGCTAGGCAAACACGGGATCGAGATTGAAGATCGCGAGTTCTATTCCGGTGGCTCTGCCCTGGCCAAGGGGCGCGAGATGACACAGGCCATGCTTGATCGGTCGCCTGATCTGGATTTCCTGTATTATTCCAACGATATGATTGGCGCCGGTGGTCTGTTGTACCTGCTGGAGCAAGGCGTGGATATCCCGGGGCAGATCGGTCTGGCCGGGTTCAACAACGTGGAACTTTTGCAGGGTCTTCCGCGCAAATTGGCGACGATGGATGCCTGTCGTCTGGACATAGGACGTCAGGCCGCACAGATCATCGCTGAACGCCTGAAGGACCCGGATTCCGAAATCGAGACACGGGTCACGCTGACCCCCAAGATCAGCTATGGCGATACCCTGAAACGACGATGAATGCGCCCCTGAAGCGGCTCGACAACTGGACGGCCCGCGCCATTTTTCTGGATCGCCATGCTTTGGCCGAACAACCCGCGGGCGCGGCCAAGGGCGCCGGGCTTCTGGACCTTGTCCAGCGGTTGGGATTCGTGCAGCTTGACAGCATCAACACGGTTGCCCGCGCTCATGACATGATCCTGTTTTCCCGACGGCCTGCGTATCGAAGCGCCAACCTGAAAAGGCTCTATGAAAGGGAAAAAGCGCTGTTCGAACACTGGACACATGATGCGGCCGTGATCCCGATGTCGTTCTATCCGCACTGGCATCTGCGCTTTCAGCGTGATGCGGATCTGTTGAAGGCCCGTTGGAAGAACTGGCGGCGGGATGGGTTCGAGCAACAGTTCGAGACTGTCTTGCAACACATCCGCGACCACGGGCCCGTGTGTTCGTCAGACGTTGGCAGGGATGAAAAGAAAGGCTCGGGCGGTTGGTGGAACTGGCACCCGTCAAAAACCGCATTGGAGTTTCTGTGGCGTTCCGGGGCCCTGACCGTCGTGGGCCGCGATGGGTTTCAGAAACGTTATGATCTGACCGAACGTGTGATCGAAACCCACCTGTGCCCCGGGAACATGGCCTGTGATGCGACGGCGACCGTGGATTGGCTGTGCAACGCAGCGCTGGACCGGTTGGGGTTTGCCACGTCCGGAGAGCTGGCCGCGTTCTGGGGCACGGTTACCGCCGCCGAAGCCAAAGACTGGTGTGCCACGGCGTTGGCTCAAGGAAATATCGAAGAGATCGAGGCCACTTGCGCCGATGGACGCCTGCGCAAAACCTTTGCCCGCCCTGATTTGATGGATCGGGCAACCGACTTGCCGCAACCGCCCGGTCGGATTCGCGTGCTCAGCCCGTTTGATCCCATGCTTCGGGACAGAAACCGGGCCGAGCGGCTGTTTGGCTTTCACTATCGTATCGAAGTTTTCGTGCCCGAAGCCAAGCGCACATATGGGTATTACGTCTTCCCCTTGCTTGAAGGCGATCGATTGATCGGCCGGATCGACATGAAGGCGCATCGCGATCGCGACCTGCTGCATGTCAAAGCGCTCTGGCCCGAACGCGGGGTGCGCTGGTCTGACGCCCGCAGCCGTCGCCTGAACGCCGAACTGGACCGGGTGCGCCGACTGGCAGGCGTCACCCAGGTGGAATTTGCAAGGGGCTGGCTGAAAGACCCTAAATAGGGCCTATTCCGCGTCCGTCAGGGTCAGTTTGATCGGTTCCAGCCCGTCAATCTCTCCTGTTATGATGTCGCCGGCCACAACCGGGCCTACGCCGGCCGGTGTACCTGTCAGGATCAGATCGCCGGGGCGCAGATGGTAGAAACCGGACAGATGGCTGACGATTTCATCGATCTTCCAGATGAGCTCTTCCAGGGTAGCGTCCTGACGTAGTTCGCCGTTCACGCTCAGCCGGATATGTTTGCCATCGTCCGGCGACCAGTCCACGGCAGGGGTCAGCGGCGCGAAGACTGCTCCGTTTTCGACGTCTTTACCCAGATCCCAAGGCCGCTGTTTGTCCCGCTCGAGGAGTTGCAGATCGCGGCGTGTCATGTCGAGCGCGCAGCCATAGGCATAAACCGCATCCCAAGCCTGCGCACTCGAGGCACGAAACACCGGTTTTCCGATTGCCAGCGCCAGCTCCATTTCGTGATGGTAATTCTTCGTCCCCGCCGGGTACGGAACCGTCGCGCCGGACAGGATTGCGTTTGGCGCGGATTTGGTGAAATAGAAGGGCGCATCGCGATCCACCTCATTCCCCATCTCTGCTGCATGCGCGGCATAGTTTCGCCCGACGCAGAAAATGCGCCCGACAGGGTACCCGGCCGTCTCGCCAACGACAGGAATGGTTATGGGATCGGGAAGGGAAAACAGGCTGTTTGACATCGTGGTTCCTGAATTTTTCATCGCTGCCATCTTACGCCTGCCAGAGCTGCCAGCAAGCCGGGAATGCACGCTGGATTTCGCCAATATCCAAGAGTTGTTTCAGCGCGAACCTGCTCAATTCTGACCTGAACGCCCAGTGCCGTTCCAATGCTGTTTCACATCCGTCTTTATTGATGCACCGGAACTTGGGCAGATCGGAATTTAACTTGGCTCTGGCGCAAGTCGGGCTAAGTCTTGAATAGGAATTTCGGGGCGCATCCAGCTTGAGGGG
It encodes the following:
- a CDS encoding fumarylacetoacetate hydrolase family protein produces the protein MSNSLFSLPDPITIPVVGETAGYPVGRIFCVGRNYAAHAAEMGNEVDRDAPFYFTKSAPNAILSGATVPYPAGTKNYHHEMELALAIGKPVFRASSAQAWDAVYAYGCALDMTRRDLQLLERDKQRPWDLGKDVENGAVFAPLTPAVDWSPDDGKHIRLSVNGELRQDATLEELIWKIDEIVSHLSGFYHLRPGDLILTGTPAGVGPVVAGDIITGEIDGLEPIKLTLTDAE
- a CDS encoding LacI family DNA-binding transcriptional regulator; its protein translation is MNSETKRPLTLRDVSEASGVSEMTVSRVLRNRGDVSDATRTRVLAAAKELGYVPNKIAGALASSRVNLVAVIIPSLSNMVFPEVMTGINQVLEDTELQPVVGVTDYLPEKEEKVLYEMLSWRPSGVIIAGLEHTDAARAMLDSAGIPVVEIMDTDGKPVDAMVGISHRRAGREMAQAILKAGYQHIGFMGTKMPLDHRARKRFEGFTEVLGKHGIEIEDREFYSGGSALAKGREMTQAMLDRSPDLDFLYYSNDMIGAGGLLYLLEQGVDIPGQIGLAGFNNVELLQGLPRKLATMDACRLDIGRQAAQIIAERLKDPDSEIETRVTLTPKISYGDTLKRR
- the gntH gene encoding guanitoxin biosynthesis MBL fold metallo-hydrolase GntH; the encoded protein is MNSIMNSTTGALLALGLSLAGTASAQNALPTGRTASAIENGVYPASYFPNTEILGADEMRITALGTGMPNQTKAAVSISFYVELGNGDVFLFDVGTGATGNLFSLRPDFAKVDKVFFSHLHVDHVGDFMGLHVGGWLSGRYTPLRVFGPSGSEDELGTKAYVEGMSKAYAWDLATRTGALPDDGAKLEVTEFDYMQENEIVYQENDVTIRSWPAIHSLDGSVSYSLEWNGLKYVFGGDTYPNKWYVEYAKGADIASHEAFLPPDALAPYFGWDMKQATYVATRVHTEPAAFGKVMSAVEPRMALGYHSVLSPENYQAILEGVRSTYDGPLTLARDLQVINVTKDQIVVREASVDDYALPPAVSDEYINAPRSKEKEPSDKVKAGKWDGYTPPPMPEK
- a CDS encoding winged helix-turn-helix domain-containing protein is translated as MNAPLKRLDNWTARAIFLDRHALAEQPAGAAKGAGLLDLVQRLGFVQLDSINTVARAHDMILFSRRPAYRSANLKRLYEREKALFEHWTHDAAVIPMSFYPHWHLRFQRDADLLKARWKNWRRDGFEQQFETVLQHIRDHGPVCSSDVGRDEKKGSGGWWNWHPSKTALEFLWRSGALTVVGRDGFQKRYDLTERVIETHLCPGNMACDATATVDWLCNAALDRLGFATSGELAAFWGTVTAAEAKDWCATALAQGNIEEIEATCADGRLRKTFARPDLMDRATDLPQPPGRIRVLSPFDPMLRDRNRAERLFGFHYRIEVFVPEAKRTYGYYVFPLLEGDRLIGRIDMKAHRDRDLLHVKALWPERGVRWSDARSRRLNAELDRVRRLAGVTQVEFARGWLKDPK
- a CDS encoding TetR/AcrR family transcriptional regulator; its protein translation is MSETITRASPKNAATKEDWILLAYKVLNEGGVSAIKVVPMAKRLNLTSGSFYWHFKNVRELLDEVLRYWEQELTDKVIAQAKTFGGPPEDRILLLMKKVIEEDAALPDHAVSVWANTDEKVKESYQRTIGKRFQFAAWMFEQAGFSNEEAKARGRLMVTSLMGDSSTGLKAQGDWEKVIEREHAILIGK